A DNA window from Niabella yanshanensis contains the following coding sequences:
- a CDS encoding sensor histidine kinase yields MLYIWTAGADQMNNNVSEIYVFIITGILLFGLLAGFIIFFVVAYYKKQQQNSREKQLLQTKFNEDLLTSTIEIQEKAFDDISRELHDNVGQQLSAASIYLNLLMQEAGQDQNVKLQTCREIISNSLQDIRHISQTLLGDKITQVGFIASLRLELSKINKLGIGSATLHTSDESLELDPRKEIILFRIVQEAVNNATKHAPESEIHISIQKEEDQLKISIKDTGQGFDTSSNEKAGVGLINMESRAKTIGAQFTLTSKLKEGTQINIIL; encoded by the coding sequence TTGTTATATATTTGGACAGCAGGCGCAGACCAAATGAACAATAATGTATCTGAAATATATGTATTTATTATCACAGGAATTCTTCTTTTCGGATTGCTGGCGGGATTCATCATCTTTTTTGTGGTCGCCTATTATAAAAAACAACAACAAAATTCGAGGGAAAAACAGCTGCTCCAGACAAAATTCAACGAAGATCTTTTAACCAGTACCATAGAAATACAGGAAAAGGCCTTTGACGACATTAGCCGGGAATTGCATGATAACGTTGGACAACAATTATCCGCAGCTTCCATATACCTTAACCTCTTGATGCAGGAAGCTGGCCAGGATCAAAATGTAAAACTGCAAACCTGCCGGGAAATCATTTCCAATAGCCTGCAGGACATCCGCCATATATCGCAAACACTTTTGGGAGATAAAATAACGCAGGTTGGCTTTATCGCTTCCTTGAGATTAGAGCTGTCTAAAATCAATAAACTCGGTATTGGCAGCGCCACACTTCACACCAGTGATGAATCCCTGGAACTAGACCCCCGAAAGGAGATCATCTTATTCAGAATTGTACAGGAAGCGGTCAACAATGCAACCAAGCATGCACCTGAAAGTGAAATTCACATCAGCATCCAAAAAGAAGAAGACCAACTAAAAATCAGCATTAAAGATACCGGGCAGGGATTTGATACCAGCAGTAACGAAAAAGCCGGCGTAGGGTTAATTAATATGGAAAGCCGCGCAAAAACCATCGGAGCCCAATTTACACTAACCAGTAAGCTGAAAGAGGGCACGCAGATTAACATTATCTTATAA
- a CDS encoding sensor histidine kinase: MQKLSNDIVVILGASVFFLLITLFIVVLLMAYKRRDYKHLKEKRLLEEDFNSQLLRSQIEVQEQTFSQIGKELHDNVGQLLSTSRMLIGLAERSLQTPPDTLLTANATIGKAITELRSLSKSLDKDWLSQFNLLDNLKAEVLRVNAGNAISANLHIHAEPVLPSSKQIILFRIIQEAVQNALKHSNCKVIDIYFYRKGTDAEITVADNGTGFQNKENKGMGLKNMQYRTKLLGGTIHHESSIKGTSIVIVIPQTLETDEN; encoded by the coding sequence ATGCAAAAATTATCGAACGATATTGTCGTAATACTGGGTGCTTCAGTCTTTTTTCTTTTAATTACTTTATTTATAGTTGTTCTATTAATGGCTTACAAACGCAGAGATTATAAACACCTCAAAGAAAAGCGGTTGCTTGAAGAAGATTTTAACAGCCAATTGTTACGTTCCCAGATAGAGGTGCAGGAACAAACATTCTCCCAGATCGGCAAAGAACTGCATGATAATGTAGGTCAGCTTTTAAGTACTTCCCGTATGCTGATCGGATTGGCAGAACGAAGCCTCCAAACGCCGCCAGACACTTTGCTGACTGCAAACGCCACTATAGGAAAAGCTATTACGGAATTGAGGTCTTTGTCTAAATCTCTTGATAAAGACTGGCTATCTCAATTTAACCTGTTGGACAACCTGAAAGCTGAAGTATTAAGGGTAAATGCAGGAAATGCCATAAGCGCTAACCTTCATATACATGCTGAGCCCGTTCTCCCCTCTTCCAAACAGATCATTCTTTTTCGAATTATACAGGAGGCTGTACAAAATGCCTTAAAACATAGCAATTGTAAAGTGATAGATATTTATTTTTACAGAAAAGGTACTGATGCTGAAATTACAGTGGCGGATAACGGAACCGGATTCCAAAACAAAGAAAACAAAGGAATGGGTTTAAAAAACATGCAATACCGTACCAAACTTTTAGGAGGTACCATCCATCACGAATCCTCCATTAAAGGCACCAGTATCGTTATTGTTATACCCCAAACTTTAGAAACCGATGAAAACTAA
- a CDS encoding response regulator transcription factor, translated as MKTKIGLVDDHQLFLKSLSLMLESFNVYEVILEASNGKDLQEKIKHKKELPEIMLIDVNMPVMNGIETVKWLTDSYPQIKPVALSMNADDDAIISMFRAGCCGYLLKDTHPNELEKALDEINKKGYYNADAGNINFRRILMKADEREGPLLSPKEAIFLQYACSELTYKQIASEMNLSERTIDGYREALFKKFNVQSRVGLCLEAIRKELVKL; from the coding sequence ATGAAAACTAAAATAGGTCTTGTAGATGACCATCAGCTTTTCTTAAAATCGTTAAGCCTGATGCTGGAGAGCTTCAACGTATATGAAGTAATACTGGAAGCAAGTAATGGTAAAGACCTCCAGGAAAAAATAAAACACAAAAAAGAGTTACCGGAAATCATGCTCATAGATGTGAATATGCCTGTTATGAATGGCATTGAAACAGTTAAATGGCTTACGGATAGCTATCCCCAAATCAAACCAGTGGCATTATCAATGAATGCCGACGATGATGCTATCATATCGATGTTCAGGGCAGGCTGTTGCGGCTATCTTTTAAAAGACACGCACCCCAACGAGCTTGAAAAAGCATTGGATGAGATTAATAAAAAGGGCTATTACAATGCCGATGCAGGTAATATCAATTTTCGCAGAATATTGATGAAAGCCGATGAAAGAGAAGGGCCGCTCTTAAGTCCCAAAGAAGCTATTTTTCTACAATATGCCTGTAGCGAACTTACTTACAAGCAAATCGCATCAGAGATGAACCTCAGTGAACGCACCATTGATGGTTACAGGGAGGCATTATTTAAAAAATTTAACGTACAGAGCCGTGTGGGACTTTGCCTGGAAGCAATAAGAAAAGAATTGGTAAAACTATAA
- a CDS encoding hybrid sensor histidine kinase/response regulator transcription factor yields the protein MNAKAQKPTFNSWNTEAGLSRNSVYAIAQDRSGFIWLAAGDVLNRFDGREFRTYKPPTQDRIAAENDINSLLIDRKNLLWMGSSNGLWIYDIENNKYHRARFGNGRQPSILCLFEDQQSNIWAGTDTGIFKIKNREDFVFEQWGSSKKDGVFEQRIRSIFVDHENTVWVGTYAGLTRMSATRQGLQYQHFSHDPLNPLSISSNIVTTINTDKYHNLWIGTQSQGINLLNKSDGTFTRINTHSTRLQLTNNIIRVIKPDMDGNIWVGTQEGLSRINWVSQTIENYRNDPKDKHSLSQNSVHSIYIDKNKLVWVGTFFGGINVIDPFSSQFRTWQNNGTAAGLSNNVVSSIASDKTGNLWIGTEGGGMNQYNKQQDTFTYYTYGNSAIGSNLIKSIFRDRDGNMWIGTHAGGLNLWEGRSFKKYFYHPEDPLFLRSEIPTIAEDKENNLWLGVQGGLKDVQVFNRSGITLSDISHRYNRSALKGRDIKKIFPDSKNNIWMATSSGLFLIRAGEKIVKPANRFAGLPDSSHAYFNCIQEDKKGNIWFGIEKSGLRKYNPFTGKVYSFRFSKPGEQTTIYGILEDIKGYIWLSSGNGLIKLNAATSKYQRYTKTDGLPSNTFNYNAYFKGDDGRFYFGGFNGLVSFDPASFRSNNIPAPIQFTGLTTLNHPGITDIVTSAGLKLSYDQNIFTVGFALLNYLKPEKNKYAYQLKGFDEQWTETDNPSATYMNLKPGKYILAVKGANNDGIWSEVKELSIVVLPPFWRTWWAYLIYILLFAGVLFVVIRFFYLRELIKKEEALHQHKLDFFTNVTHEIRTHLTLILSPVDKMITDRASDGYLQQQFQHIKKNANNLLRLSEELMDFRKAETENMRLQIAPHDIIAFIKNIYEHFTEISLVRDMHISFTHNIQHHILYFDTEQLEKVFFNLISNAFKFTPDGGKIAVHIEDVQHYIKVSVSDNGRGIAPEYKDKLFNNFFQVNDSGSQNKGYGIGLALSAKIAALHGARIEVESELSENKPDERRTTFSVFLQKGSEHFNQRIHTPSPHVTLDKALPETLPSEPDSQAAPVVVIDEKQTSLKKFTVLVVDDNPGIRQNIQEILEQTHAVVVKDNAAEGWSYASEYLPDIIISDVMMPEEDGLSFCNRIKSDVRTCHIPVILLTAKSTQQDHIEGLHKGADLYLTKPFNRTILELNVGNLLTTSERVRQYVELRIRKGILTGSDRNTANGPVVTPLDDEFLKNVLAIIESHLDDGEFNVPMLAQKVAMSVPVLYKKMKAVTNLSVNDFIKSVKLQKAAALLRSTNMAVYEVCYAVGFQDRKHFSTEFKKKFGSSPKQYAMDTRNNHPDDGADAAGLSEG from the coding sequence ATGAACGCAAAAGCTCAAAAACCAACCTTCAATAGCTGGAATACAGAAGCAGGTCTTTCGCGCAACAGCGTTTATGCCATAGCCCAGGATCGATCGGGGTTTATATGGCTGGCTGCGGGCGATGTTTTAAACAGGTTCGACGGAAGAGAATTCAGGACATACAAACCGCCAACGCAGGATCGCATCGCCGCCGAAAATGACATCAATTCATTGTTGATCGATCGAAAGAATCTATTGTGGATGGGAAGCAGTAATGGCTTGTGGATCTACGATATCGAGAACAATAAATATCACCGGGCCAGATTCGGCAACGGACGACAGCCCTCCATTTTATGCCTGTTCGAGGATCAGCAGTCCAATATCTGGGCAGGAACCGATACCGGTATTTTCAAAATAAAAAACAGGGAGGACTTTGTTTTTGAACAATGGGGCAGTTCAAAAAAGGATGGAGTTTTCGAGCAGCGGATACGATCTATATTTGTAGACCATGAAAATACGGTTTGGGTAGGCACTTATGCCGGTCTTACCCGCATGTCAGCAACGCGGCAGGGACTTCAATACCAACATTTCAGCCATGATCCCTTAAACCCGTTGAGCATCAGCAGCAATATTGTCACCACCATCAATACCGACAAGTATCATAATCTCTGGATAGGTACGCAAAGCCAGGGCATCAACCTGTTGAATAAAAGCGACGGAACTTTTACCCGTATTAACACCCATTCAACCCGTCTACAATTAACCAATAATATCATCAGGGTGATTAAGCCGGATATGGATGGTAATATATGGGTAGGAACCCAGGAGGGGTTATCCAGAATAAACTGGGTGTCCCAAACCATCGAAAACTACCGGAACGATCCGAAAGACAAACACAGTCTCAGCCAAAACTCCGTACATAGCATTTATATAGATAAAAATAAGCTGGTATGGGTGGGCACTTTTTTCGGAGGCATTAATGTAATTGACCCTTTTTCCTCGCAATTCCGTACCTGGCAAAATAATGGCACAGCTGCCGGGCTGAGTAATAATGTAGTAAGCTCTATCGCCTCTGACAAAACAGGAAACTTATGGATCGGTACAGAAGGTGGCGGCATGAATCAATACAATAAGCAACAGGATACTTTTACTTATTATACGTATGGAAACAGCGCAATTGGGTCTAATTTAATAAAATCTATTTTCAGGGATAGAGACGGGAATATGTGGATAGGCACCCATGCAGGCGGGCTGAATTTATGGGAAGGCCGTTCCTTTAAAAAATATTTTTATCATCCTGAGGACCCACTCTTTTTAAGATCAGAAATCCCCACTATTGCTGAAGACAAAGAAAATAATTTGTGGTTAGGGGTGCAGGGCGGCCTGAAAGATGTGCAGGTTTTTAATAGAAGTGGTATAACACTCTCTGACATAAGCCATCGTTACAATAGATCAGCGTTAAAGGGCCGGGACATCAAAAAGATATTCCCCGATTCAAAAAATAATATATGGATGGCCACTTCATCGGGATTATTTTTAATACGCGCGGGGGAAAAAATAGTAAAACCGGCCAACCGTTTTGCCGGACTACCGGATTCGTCTCATGCTTATTTTAATTGTATACAGGAAGATAAGAAGGGAAATATCTGGTTTGGTATAGAAAAAAGCGGGCTGCGAAAATACAACCCTTTCACCGGAAAAGTCTATTCATTCAGATTCAGCAAGCCCGGCGAGCAAACTACCATTTATGGCATACTGGAAGATATCAAAGGATATATATGGCTGAGCTCAGGCAACGGGCTTATAAAGCTCAACGCCGCTACTTCAAAATATCAACGTTACACAAAGACAGACGGATTACCATCCAATACCTTTAATTATAATGCCTATTTTAAAGGGGATGACGGACGGTTTTATTTCGGAGGCTTTAATGGCCTGGTAAGTTTTGATCCGGCATCTTTTCGCTCCAATAACATACCCGCACCGATACAATTCACCGGACTAACTACTTTAAACCACCCCGGCATAACAGATATTGTAACCTCTGCCGGGTTAAAACTCAGTTACGATCAGAATATTTTCACGGTAGGATTTGCATTATTAAATTACCTGAAGCCTGAAAAAAACAAGTATGCTTACCAACTAAAAGGATTTGATGAGCAGTGGACTGAAACAGATAACCCATCTGCCACCTACATGAATTTGAAGCCCGGTAAGTATATACTGGCCGTAAAAGGAGCAAATAATGATGGTATATGGAGCGAGGTCAAAGAATTGTCGATTGTAGTATTACCTCCTTTTTGGCGCACCTGGTGGGCTTATCTCATCTATATATTATTGTTTGCAGGCGTTTTGTTTGTTGTGATCCGTTTTTTCTATTTAAGGGAACTCATAAAAAAAGAGGAGGCCTTACATCAGCATAAACTTGATTTTTTCACCAATGTTACGCATGAGATAAGAACACATTTAACATTAATCCTGTCGCCGGTTGACAAAATGATCACCGACAGGGCCAGCGACGGTTACCTGCAACAACAGTTTCAACATATTAAGAAGAATGCCAACAATCTGTTACGCTTATCTGAGGAACTCATGGATTTCAGGAAGGCAGAAACTGAAAACATGCGCCTGCAAATAGCACCTCATGATATTATAGCCTTTATTAAAAATATTTATGAGCATTTCACCGAAATATCGCTGGTGCGGGATATGCATATTTCTTTTACCCATAATATTCAACATCATATCCTGTATTTTGATACAGAGCAGCTGGAAAAAGTTTTTTTTAACCTGATCAGCAATGCATTTAAGTTCACGCCCGATGGAGGCAAGATAGCAGTGCATATAGAAGATGTGCAGCATTATATCAAGGTATCAGTGTCTGATAACGGGCGAGGAATCGCTCCCGAATATAAGGATAAGCTATTCAATAACTTCTTCCAGGTAAACGATAGCGGATCGCAAAATAAAGGCTATGGTATCGGCCTGGCTTTATCTGCCAAAATAGCCGCGCTTCATGGCGCACGTATTGAAGTGGAAAGCGAACTTTCTGAAAATAAACCAGACGAACGGCGCACGACTTTTTCAGTATTCCTGCAAAAAGGATCCGAACATTTTAACCAGCGGATCCATACACCATCTCCCCACGTAACTTTAGATAAAGCATTGCCGGAAACGCTGCCTTCAGAACCAGACAGCCAGGCAGCGCCCGTGGTCGTCATTGATGAAAAGCAAACCAGTCTTAAAAAATTCACAGTACTGGTGGTTGACGACAATCCGGGTATCCGGCAAAATATCCAGGAAATACTGGAGCAAACGCATGCGGTAGTAGTAAAAGACAATGCTGCTGAAGGCTGGAGCTATGCAAGTGAGTACCTGCCTGATATCATCATCAGCGATGTAATGATGCCCGAGGAAGATGGGCTAAGCTTCTGTAACAGGATCAAGTCGGATGTGAGAACCTGTCATATTCCGGTTATATTACTTACTGCCAAATCCACGCAGCAGGACCATATTGAAGGATTGCATAAAGGAGCCGACTTGTATCTTACAAAACCTTTTAATCGTACCATTCTCGAACTGAATGTAGGCAACCTGCTGACCACCAGTGAAAGGGTTCGTCAATATGTGGAGCTTCGCATTCGAAAAGGCATACTCACCGGTTCCGACCGCAATACAGCCAACGGGCCCGTAGTCACTCCACTGGATGATGAATTCCTGAAGAACGTTTTAGCAATCATCGAAAGTCATCTGGACGACGGGGAGTTCAATGTCCCCATGCTGGCACAAAAGGTGGCCATGAGTGTCCCGGTGCTTTATAAAAAAATGAAGGCCGTAACCAACCTGTCAGTAAATGATTTTATCAAGTCAGTGAAACTACAAAAAGCAGCAGCGCTGCTGAGAAGTACCAACATGGCTGTTTATGAGGTTTGTTATGCGGTAGGTTTCCAGGATCGAAAGCATTTCAGTACCGAATTCAAAAAGAAATTTGGAAGCAGTCCTAAGCAATATGCAATGGACACTCGCAATAATCATCCTGATGACGGAGCCGACGCTGCAGGCCTATCGGAAGGTTAA
- a CDS encoding SDR family oxidoreductase, translating into MKILLTGATGYIGKRLLIQLLKEGHHIVCAVRDQRRFSTSKYKDAKGTLEVVECDLSDKASLSVIPRELDVAYYLIHSMAEGGDFSKTEKQSAQNFREAIEDTTAVQVIYLTGIVNEEKLSRHLYSRKAVEEALQSSQYALTALRAGIIVGSGSASFEIIRDLAEKLPVMVAPVWIKTRCQPIAIRNVIEFLTGVKLKAFTYHQHFDIAGKEILTYKEMILQYARARKLKRSIITVPFFSPRLSSYWLYFITSTSYTLAKNLVESMKVDVVAQPNNLNWQLGIQLISYPNAIQLAFDKIEQNDVLSSWHDSFPDHFHKKNVWQYLEVPEKGCFRDKKQAAVTNEPETLDRIFGIGGSKGWYSSSMLWRLRGLMDKLFGGVGLSRGRRDIRILEPGDSVDFWRVLYANRVEKRLLLFAEMKMPGEAWLEFTIKNDILYQTATFRPSGLAGRLYWYAVYPFHFFIFNSMIHQLTGAEK; encoded by the coding sequence ATGAAAATCCTCCTGACCGGCGCCACAGGTTATATTGGAAAACGTCTTTTAATTCAGTTATTGAAAGAAGGACATCATATTGTTTGCGCTGTCAGGGATCAACGCCGTTTCAGTACCTCAAAATATAAAGATGCTAAAGGAACGCTGGAGGTTGTTGAGTGTGATCTTTCGGATAAGGCAAGCTTATCAGTTATTCCAAGGGAGTTGGATGTTGCATACTATCTCATACATTCGATGGCAGAAGGCGGCGATTTTTCTAAAACCGAAAAGCAAAGCGCCCAGAATTTCCGGGAGGCTATAGAAGATACAACTGCTGTCCAGGTCATTTATTTAACCGGGATTGTAAATGAAGAAAAGCTATCCAGGCATCTTTATTCAAGAAAAGCGGTTGAGGAAGCGCTTCAAAGCAGCCAATATGCATTAACCGCCTTAAGAGCCGGTATTATTGTTGGTTCAGGAAGTGCCTCCTTTGAAATTATCAGGGATCTCGCAGAAAAGCTTCCGGTGATGGTGGCGCCCGTATGGATCAAAACCAGGTGCCAACCCATTGCCATACGGAATGTGATTGAATTTTTGACCGGTGTAAAGCTAAAAGCGTTTACTTACCATCAACATTTTGACATAGCAGGCAAAGAAATACTGACCTATAAAGAAATGATCCTTCAATATGCCCGCGCAAGAAAGCTGAAGAGAAGCATTATAACAGTGCCTTTTTTCTCTCCGCGTCTTTCTTCCTATTGGCTATATTTTATCACATCTACCAGTTATACACTGGCAAAAAACCTGGTGGAAAGTATGAAAGTGGATGTGGTAGCCCAACCCAATAACCTTAACTGGCAATTAGGCATACAATTGATCAGTTATCCCAATGCGATTCAACTGGCTTTTGATAAGATTGAACAAAACGATGTGCTGTCCAGCTGGCATGATTCATTTCCTGATCACTTTCACAAGAAAAATGTTTGGCAGTACCTGGAAGTGCCGGAAAAAGGTTGTTTCAGAGATAAGAAGCAAGCTGCAGTAACGAATGAACCTGAAACGCTGGACCGCATATTTGGTATCGGGGGCTCAAAGGGATGGTACTCTTCTTCCATGCTCTGGAGATTAAGAGGCCTTATGGATAAACTATTCGGCGGTGTGGGATTAAGCAGGGGCAGAAGAGATATACGAATCCTGGAACCTGGCGACAGCGTTGATTTCTGGCGCGTACTATATGCCAACCGCGTGGAAAAGAGGTTGCTTCTTTTTGCAGAAATGAAGATGCCGGGCGAAGCCTGGCTGGAGTTTACCATCAAAAACGATATACTTTATCAAACTGCCACCTTCCGTCCCAGCGGACTAGCGGGCCGCCTTTATTGGTATGCAGTTTACCCGTTCCACTTTTTCATTTTTAATTCTATGATCCATCAACTAACAGGCGCCGAAAAATAA
- a CDS encoding YCF48-related protein, whose product MKKSLLLLLAAFAIIQVQAQQVQIVVQGSKTSLRGLSIKGKSIWVSGSGGTVGRSVDEGETWQWQIIGGYEKTEFRDIEALDEKTAVVMGIASPAYILKTSDGGQNWTKVYENRDSAMFLDAMTFKNAKEGMVVGDPINNKIFVAQTKDGGNSWQPTNQLSLPNAQPGEAFFAASGSNIIWSRLGYCIVSGGAASRFFTKNKAINLPTTQGQQMTGANGIAAQDNLLLVASGNYNDRDKRDSAFVYSHDGGKTWRLPDIMPAGYRSAVCFTGRNMAITCGITGIDISKDGGRHWKQISKEGFNTCAYDKANNAVYFVGNNGRVGKLQL is encoded by the coding sequence ATGAAAAAATCATTACTCCTCTTGCTGGCTGCCTTCGCCATTATACAGGTACAGGCCCAGCAGGTTCAAATAGTTGTACAAGGCTCCAAGACCAGTTTACGGGGGCTCAGCATTAAAGGCAAATCCATTTGGGTAAGCGGTAGCGGTGGCACCGTTGGCCGGTCTGTTGACGAAGGAGAAACATGGCAATGGCAAATTATCGGGGGTTATGAAAAAACTGAATTTCGGGATATAGAAGCACTGGATGAAAAAACTGCTGTTGTTATGGGGATAGCATCACCCGCGTATATCTTAAAAACATCGGATGGAGGGCAAAATTGGACCAAAGTATACGAGAACCGGGATAGCGCTATGTTTTTAGATGCCATGACTTTTAAAAATGCGAAAGAAGGAATGGTGGTAGGCGACCCCATCAATAATAAAATATTTGTGGCTCAAACAAAAGATGGCGGCAACAGCTGGCAGCCAACCAATCAACTAAGTTTGCCTAATGCCCAACCCGGTGAAGCTTTTTTTGCAGCCAGCGGCTCCAATATTATATGGTCGCGATTGGGATACTGTATCGTAAGCGGTGGCGCCGCTTCCCGTTTTTTCACCAAAAATAAAGCTATAAACTTACCCACTACCCAGGGACAGCAAATGACCGGCGCCAACGGCATTGCGGCACAGGACAACCTATTGCTGGTAGCCAGCGGAAATTATAATGATCGCGATAAAAGGGATAGCGCCTTTGTATACAGTCACGACGGAGGAAAGACCTGGCGGCTACCAGATATTATGCCAGCCGGTTATAGAAGTGCTGTTTGCTTTACCGGTAGAAACATGGCTATTACCTGCGGTATAACGGGCATTGACATCAGTAAAGACGGTGGCAGGCATTGGAAACAAATAAGCAAAGAAGGTTTTAATACCTGCGCCTACGATAAGGCCAATAATGCTGTATACTTTGTTGGAAATAATGGCAGGGTTGGAAAATTACAATTGTAG